In Zingiber officinale cultivar Zhangliang chromosome 3B, Zo_v1.1, whole genome shotgun sequence, a single window of DNA contains:
- the LOC122054676 gene encoding U-box domain-containing protein 51-like: MIEGARAQTVAVAVDKNKNSQIALKWALDNVVSKGQVIFLVHVKTKHSSTSFNQEDAVPSARDVLVPYRCFCRRKNISCKDIILEDTDVARAILDFVVSSAVEILILGASKGGFIRSFRSVDTSTMIHKHVPDFCTVYVISKGRISYTRKAIRPAPRQANSLLDLEDHRHADSETWKPSAEQESNRGMRHQTMRYSSNSSNSASNSSRASIDRLFTQQASDLDSKFLDSEPLDGEEIPPNIPYFGIFQEEIKAEMQRLRLQLKQTMKQRYCMTNEALAANKKAMQIRQWKLEAQTRTEDGSVIHAIKEQAKHMAALESAAAANRIAERESKRRIGEEKKALEESNAASCTLANSSYLRCRIYSIEEIEIATDYFAERRKIGEGGYGPVYRCHLDHTSVAVKVLRPDAAQGQAQFKQEVEILSCIRHPCMVLLLGACPEYGCLVYEYMANGSLEDRLFRRGNTPAIPWQHRFRIAAEIGTGLLFLHQNKPEPLVHRDLKPANILLDQNYVSKIGDVGLARLVPPSVADNVTQYHMTSAAGTFCYIDPEYQQTGMLGIKSDVYSFGVLLLQLLTARSPMGLTHQVELSIENGSFAEMLDPAVQDWPVEEALCLAKLSLKCAELRRKDRPDLKNVVMLELNRLKVLGEENMEQLMRSNRGCSTIMPRHEEWQIVSEAKSQSIGIGTVSY, from the exons ATGATCGAGGGCGCCAGAGCTCAGACGGTCGCAGTAGCCGTCGACAAGAATAAGAATAGCCAAATCGCTCTCAAGTGGGCCTTGGATAATGTCGTCTCTAAGGGGCAGGTCATCTTCCTGGTCCACGTTAAAACCAAACATTCAT CGACTAGCTTTAATCAAGAAGATGCCGTGCCTTCGGCCAGAGACGTTCTTGTTCCTTACCGATGTTTCTGCAGACGAAAGAAT ATTAGTTGCAAGGATATCATATTAGAGGATACTGACGTTGCAAGGGCAATTCTGGACTTTGTCGTAAGTTCAGCAGTTGAGATTCTAATTTTAGGAGCATCGAAAGGTGGATTTATCAG ATCATTTAGAAGCGTAGACACAAGTACCATGATTCACAAACACGTGCCTGATTTCTGCACTGTGTACGTGATCTCCAAAGGGAGGATTTCTTACACGAGAAAAGCCATCAGACCTGCACCAAGACAAGCAAATTCTCTTCTCGATCTCGAAGACCACCGCCATGCTGATTCTGAAACGTGGAAACCGTCCGCAGAGCAAGAATCAAACAGAGGAATGCGCCACCAGACGATGAGATACAGTAGCAATTCGAGCAACTCAGCGTCGAACAGCTCCAGAGCGAGCATCGATCGACTCTTCACGCAACAAGCATCAGATCTTGATTCCAAGTTCTTGGATTCTGAACCATTGGATGGCGAGGAAATCCCACCTAATATACCG TATTTTGGAATTTTTCAGGAAGAAATTAAAGCAGAGATGCAGAGGCTCAGATTACAGTTAAAGCAGACCATGAAGCAAAGATACTGCATGACCAACGAAGCACTCGCTGCGAATAAGAAG GCAATGCAGATTCGTCAATGGAAGTTGGAGGCACAAACAAGAACAGAAGACGGTTCTGTGATTCATGCAATCAAAGAGCAAGCAAAGCACATGGCCGCACTCGAGTCAGCTGCGGCAGCCAACCGCATCGCGGAACGGGAATCCAAAAGAAGAATCGGCGAAGAGAAGAAAGCACTCGAAGAGTCTAACGCGGCCTCATGCACTCTCGCAAACAGTAGTTATCTGCGTTGTAGAATTTACAGCATTGAAGAGATCGAGATAGCTACGGACTACTTCGCGGAGAGGCGAAAAATCGGAGAAGGTGGGTACGGTCCCGTCTACCGATGCCATCTCGATCACACCTCGGTGGCCGTCAAGGTGCTGCGGCCGGATGCTGCCCAGGGGCAGGCACAGTTTAAGCAGGAGGTGGAAATACTGAGCTGCATTCGGCATCCCTGCATGGTGCTCCTCCTCGGTGCCTGTCCGGAGTACGGTTGCCTCGTGTACGAGTACATGGCCAACGGGAGCCTGGAGGACCGGCTGTTCCGAAGAGGGAACACGCCGGCCATTCCCTGGCAGCATCGATTCCGAATTGCAGCGGAGATCGGCACCGGACTGCTCTTCCTGCACCAGAACAAGCCGGAGCCGCTGGTGCACAGAGACCTTAAGCCCGCAAACATACTTCTCGATCAAAACTACGTGAGCAAGATCGGCGACGTCGGGCTAGCTCGCTTGGTTCCACCTTCAGTAGCAGACAATGTCACCCAATATCACATGACATCGGCGGCAGGAACATTCTGTTACATCGACCCGGAGTACCAACAGACCGGCATGCTGGGGATCAAGTCAGACGTGTACTCATTCGGCGTGCTGCTGCTGCAGCTGCTCACCGCGAGGTCTCCCATGGGCCTGACCCACCAGGTCGAGCTTTCGATCGAAAATGGCTCGTTCGCAGAGATGCTGGATCCTGCAGTTCAAGATTGGCCAGTGGAGGAAGCTCTGTGCCTTGCGAAGCTATCACTCAAATGCGCAGAGCTAAGAAGGAAGGACAGACCTGATCTCAAAAATGTGGTGATGCTTGAACTCAACAGGTTGAAGGTGTTAGGGGAGGAAAACATGGAGCAACTAATGAGATCGAATCGTGGCTGCAGCACAATCATGCCAA GACATGAAGAGTGGCAGATTGTGTCTGAAGCCAAGTCCCAATCTATTGGAATAGGCACAGTTTCTTATTGA